The genomic region ACAGACGATTTTACCAACGCTAGAAAATATTATCTGTCACCTGAATTCTTGGCTAGTGCCAAAATTTGGTAAGGATTTATGTTTGTCATACGACAAAGATGCAATAGAAATTCTAATGGAAAAAAGACAAAAGATGTGGAAATACGTGGAAAATGCAAGCTTCATGACGCTCAATGAAAAAAGAGAGGCTTTTGGCTTGCAACCGTTACCCGGTGGTGATAAATTGGGTTGATATTATTTTTTTTTGCATATTAAATTAACTACAATGAAATTGTGGGGTAAATTATGAATGAAAGGGAACAAAGAGAATTGGATGAACTATTAATGAATTCTTCTAAAGGAGAGAATATACAGCAGATTACGGAGTTGATAGAAGCTGGAGCAAATATTAATGCAGTAACAACTGTGCAAAAGGAGACTCCTTTACATATTGCAGTTAGGTATGGTCATAAGGAAGTAGCAGAATTGCTGCTTGATAGAGGAGCAAATGTTAATGCAGTAGAAAGGCGAAAGTGGACTCCTTTACATACTGCAGTTAAAAGTGGCAAGATGGAGGTAGCAGAATTGCTGCTTGATAGAGGAGCAAATGTTAATGCAGTAGATAATCTGGATATGACTCCTTTACATTTTGCACTTAAGTATAATCGGGAGGAATTAGTAAGGTTGTTGCTTGATAGAGGAGCAAATGTTAATGCAGTAGACAAGAAAGGAAGGACCCCTTTATCTATTGTAGCTAGTGATGATTACCAAATAGGGTATTGCGATAAACCGATGGTAGTAAGAACTATAATTGCATATGCTGTGGTACATAGTGGTATCACAACGAAACCAGAGTGTATTGTCAAAAATAGTGAATTGTCCGAATTCTGGGATGATTATCAGAATGAGATGATGAACGTCAAGCTTAGTAACAGCACTATATCATTATATCAGTTCCTGCGAGAGACTGATGAGAATAAATTAGCAGGTTATTTGTCTGATAGAGAATATGATGAAATAAGATGTTCTGACGAATTGGAATATATATCAGAATTTCCTGAACACGCTGATACAATAGTAAGCCAATTTGATAAGGCATCGGACAGAAGGGATTTATTAGATAAAAGTAAAGCAGCTATAGAGAATTCTAATTTGTGGGTGTTACATCAAGTTTTTGACGAAGTAACTTATCACTTAACAGATAAAGAGTTAAAGAACATTATAGAGGCATTTCCAAGTCAGAATTTGGATAATCCAAGTGCTGAACAACTTCAAGCAGCTGCTCAAGCTCATAATTAGAGTAATGTACACAGGCCTATGCTCATTATAAAAGGAGAAACTTTTACCGTTACCCGGTGGTGATAAGTTGAATTGATATTTATATAGTGTAGATATTTATACTAAGCTGTAATAAATAGAGGGTATTTTATGTATCAAGAACAAGAAAATTTTACTCTTCCTCATATAGAATTGTTATCGACATGCAAAGCGAATGTTAATGCAGCAGATCATAAGGGTGCTACTCCCTTACATTATGCTGCTTGCGGAAACCGCTTAGAGGAAATGAAATTATTGCTTAAAAACGGAGCGAGTGTTAATGCAGTAGATCATAATGGCGCTACTCCCTTACATTATGCTGCTTGCGGAAACCGCTTAGAGGAAATGAAATTATTGCTTAAAAACGGAGCAAATGTTAATGCAGTGGACAATTCTGGTTTTACTCCTTTGCATTTGTCTGTTTGTGAAGGCTACAGGGAGATAACACAGTTATTGCTTGGAGATACAGAAAGTCCAAGCACAAGCTGCAGCGACGCAAGCATTGAGAATGTACAAACAATCAATCAGTTTTATCATTGGTGAGAGTAGAACATCTTTTACTAAGGTCTAACTTAAAGATAGATGGTCCCTTAAATCCTACATCTAAATGAGTTAACTATTTTTCTTGCTAACTAAGGTGTTGTAAATTTGGTCTACATCAAAACTCATCTTAGGGCACCAAATAGGGCCATCTAAGTGTGCCTCGATATAAAGAGGACTATTATGATTTGGTAGTATGAAAAAGAGTCTGAATATAGAAGTTAAGGAGAAATTAGATAAGATTAAATTAGAAGAGATAGAACCTGATGCTTGATCGGTACTAAACTGTGAACTAGTTGAACATACACCACTGTTAATACTTACTTTTCCATTAATATTTTCAAAAAGCGTACTGCCATTATATATATCAACGTAAGCAAGCTTGGAAATTTCAGGTTTATTCTTACTGCTTAACAACTTAGTGATGAATGAATTAAAATCCACATTTGTAAACTCTATTTTCTGTGCTTGAAAGTTTACATTTCCTGATAAGTTACTAGCCCAATCATCAAAGCTTGTCCCTTGAGTTTTGATTTCACCACTTAAGCTTATCTTGCCATTTATGTTATTAACTCCTATAACTTCCTTGGTGTCTAAATTTGCAATAGAAAATTTTGTGTGAATTGAGCCTGCTTTTAGATAACCCTGAAAAAACATTTGTCCATGTTCTAGTATGTAACTTATCTGTTTGATAGTGATAGTGTTGTTTCTTATCACTGTATCCAAGTTAAAATCTTTTAAGACGTTTTGCCCAATTTTAAATTCTGTAGTTTTGATTTGCACGTTTGCATCAAAATCTCCTTTCTCATCTAAAAAATTAAGCTGCTTTGTTGACCATTGAATTTGATTTATTTCATTTCTTGAGTTTCTTTCTACCTCTAATAGTTTTGGTAATTTAAAGATATTTCCATTAAATTTATTACCTGTAAGGTTTACGTCTAATAAAGGCTTAGTGTATTTTTGATCCACTAATATTTTTACACTACCGGTAATGTCGAAATTTTCTCCGAATAACTTTATTTTATCTGCAACTAGCTTGTTCTCTTGTATTTTTAATGAAAAATCCAAATCTTCAATTTTTGTACCATTGAATATAGAATCTTTAACACTAGTTCTTATATTTACATCATATTTAAGATTTTTCAGCCATTGCACTTTGCTGAATAATGAATAATCATATTTATCTATATTAATGTTATGTATGCTAAATTTACTATCGATCATATTGTGTTTTTTTGTGTGATTTACCTTAATTGATCCTTGCCAAGATTCTTTGTTATTTAGCAATCTGATATCTGAAAGAGATAATATTCTAGGTGCTAAATATAGTTTAGAACTTGCTGTAAATTGACTTTTCTCTCTTTCTTGCATCTTGATAGAAGGTAAAATATGTGAAATGAACGACTCACCCTTTATCAATATATCACCATTAAATTCAGACAAGTTGCCATTGTTTGAAACTCTTCCTGATAAGCGAGATATATTATTGGTTCCAGGAAATTGAAGAAGAGTATCAACGTTTATTTCGCCATTAGCAAATTTTAGCGTAGCATGAAATTTGTCCAATATCCTGTTTTGATATTGAATATTTGAAGCTTCCATATTAAAATCCAAGCTCAGGTTCTTTGGTACAACCTCTCTAAAAGATTCTAAAAGACCCTTCATATCTGTTGTTTTGTGTGAGCCGTTTTTTAGGTCGACTTTACTAAAACTAATATTGATATTAGTATGATCACTTTTTCTATCATTTTGTATTATACCAGTGCCTTGCATGCTTTTGGACTCAATTTTTAAATCAGTTGCCGTAAACTCGCTTTCATTGAGATTGATATTGGATGATATCTCAATATTTTCGCTGGGAATCACATAAGAAAGGAAGCTAAGATTAATGATTTTTGCTAAATTGCTCACAGAACCGGAACTGTTATTGATTGTCAGTGTTAAATTACCCTGTTGATTTCTATTACCTTTAAATAGCAAATTTGCAAAATTTGAATCAACACTAATGTGTACATTATTTTTTGTGACATTAACCTTTCCAGAAAAATCGTAATTGTTGTCACCAATCTGTACTTCACCAAAAAACTGCTTATTTTTTTTTATAGCAACTTCCTTGATGTTAATAGTATCGGCGTTAAAACTTATTTGGCTGTCCTTTATTAATATATCAACTATATTATCATTGGCTTTCGTATTTATAATATTAAGTAAATTTTCTTTGTTGCTTTTCATGCCCAAAAATGAGATTGACTTTGGTTGCAATGAAAATGAAAACAACGATGGCCTTATTTCAATTTTTTTTGCACTAATTAAATCTGATAATTTTTGTTCCTTGTTTTTGTTATATTGTACATATACATTGTGAATAGTAAGTTTTGGAGTAATGAGCGAAACTTCAATTTTTCCTCCAACATGTACTTTAGCATCATACGTCTTCTCTAACTCTTTTACGATATATTCTCTGTAGCCACTCCAATCCTTAAAAGTTGCAGCAACGTGCATGAGAATTAATAGAAACAAGATTGATGATATGGCGTATAAAGAAAGTTTCATAATAGACCTCTCATTCCAGCATCCCTTCTCTTCTTGTCATCCCAGTCTGGGATCCAGGAAATTTGATTAGACATTAAGTTAATTAGCAAAAAAGTAGCTATTCTTATGTTAAAACACAGCATTTTTACATGAGAAGCTGGTCTGATGAGCACTGGGTTCCCAGTGGAAATTGCTCTCAAACCACAACACTCATACAGTTGTGTGTGTGACACTGTGATCCAGTGTGACTTAAATAAGGTTTTCCAGATTATATAATCAACAAAATTTCTGGATCCCAGTGTCAAGCACTGGGATGACAGGAATAGGTGCTGGGATGACAGGAATAGGTGCTGGAATGACAGGAATAGGTTATGGTATGAAAGGAGTGGATATTGGAATAGTAGCTGAAATGACATATAGCAATACAAAGGGTGTAATTTATACATATTTCAAATTATTCAAATTTCCTCTAAAAATTAGGTAAAGAGTGCTAGAATAAATAATAACACTCAAAGCTATTAAAGTTACTAAATAAACAATACGAGCTAGCCCTCTATCGAAAAACAACCCTGCTGATAAGTAATTAGAGAGATAAAGAACTATTGACATAACCAATGTTGCAGTGAGAATTTTTACAATATTTAGTAATAATGCTTGGCTAATCTTATA from Wolbachia endosymbiont (group B) of Parapoynx stratiotata harbors:
- a CDS encoding ankyrin repeat domain-containing protein, which codes for MNEREQRELDELLMNSSKGENIQQITELIEAGANINAVTTVQKETPLHIAVRYGHKEVAELLLDRGANVNAVERRKWTPLHTAVKSGKMEVAELLLDRGANVNAVDNLDMTPLHFALKYNREELVRLLLDRGANVNAVDKKGRTPLSIVASDDYQIGYCDKPMVVRTIIAYAVVHSGITTKPECIVKNSELSEFWDDYQNEMMNVKLSNSTISLYQFLRETDENKLAGYLSDREYDEIRCSDELEYISEFPEHADTIVSQFDKASDRRDLLDKSKAAIENSNLWVLHQVFDEVTYHLTDKELKNIIEAFPSQNLDNPSAEQLQAAAQAHN
- a CDS encoding ankyrin repeat domain-containing protein produces the protein MYQEQENFTLPHIELLSTCKANVNAADHKGATPLHYAACGNRLEEMKLLLKNGASVNAVDHNGATPLHYAACGNRLEEMKLLLKNGANVNAVDNSGFTPLHLSVCEGYREITQLLLGDTESPSTSCSDASIENVQTINQFYHW
- a CDS encoding AsmA-like C-terminal region-containing protein, translating into MKLSLYAISSILFLLILMHVAATFKDWSGYREYIVKELEKTYDAKVHVGGKIEVSLITPKLTIHNVYVQYNKNKEQKLSDLISAKKIEIRPSLFSFSLQPKSISFLGMKSNKENLLNIINTKANDNIVDILIKDSQISFNADTINIKEVAIKKNKQFFGEVQIGDNNYDFSGKVNVTKNNVHISVDSNFANLLFKGNRNQQGNLTLTINNSSGSVSNLAKIINLSFLSYVIPSENIEISSNINLNESEFTATDLKIESKSMQGTGIIQNDRKSDHTNINISFSKVDLKNGSHKTTDMKGLLESFREVVPKNLSLDFNMEASNIQYQNRILDKFHATLKFANGEINVDTLLQFPGTNNISRLSGRVSNNGNLSEFNGDILIKGESFISHILPSIKMQEREKSQFTASSKLYLAPRILSLSDIRLLNNKESWQGSIKVNHTKKHNMIDSKFSIHNINIDKYDYSLFSKVQWLKNLKYDVNIRTSVKDSIFNGTKIEDLDFSLKIQENKLVADKIKLFGENFDITGSVKILVDQKYTKPLLDVNLTGNKFNGNIFKLPKLLEVERNSRNEINQIQWSTKQLNFLDEKGDFDANVQIKTTEFKIGQNVLKDFNLDTVIRNNTITIKQISYILEHGQMFFQGYLKAGSIHTKFSIANLDTKEVIGVNNINGKISLSGEIKTQGTSFDDWASNLSGNVNFQAQKIEFTNVDFNSFITKLLSSKNKPEISKLAYVDIYNGSTLFENINGKVSINSGVCSTSSQFSTDQASGSISSNLILSNFSLTSIFRLFFILPNHNSPLYIEAHLDGPIWCPKMSFDVDQIYNTLVSKKNS